One stretch of Enterococcus mundtii DNA includes these proteins:
- a CDS encoding LPXTG cell wall anchor domain-containing protein has translation MKHKKRYILSIGILLIQVYAPLGVYGTEVRSVETEGTIGFTGVYETPGLPEPAPEVEVKTIFPKEIAQSPLEVRKSRHKRLPQTNENHMNILKMLGLLITVVTLSFWFWKKQKEKINKESRI, from the coding sequence ATGAAACACAAAAAACGATACATTCTAAGTATAGGGATCTTACTCATTCAAGTGTATGCACCACTAGGTGTTTATGGGACAGAAGTACGTTCGGTGGAAACTGAAGGAACAATTGGTTTCACTGGGGTATATGAAACACCTGGACTGCCAGAGCCCGCACCCGAAGTTGAGGTAAAAACAATTTTTCCCAAAGAAATCGCTCAATCACCATTAGAAGTGAGAAAGAGTAGGCACAAAAGATTACCGCAAACGAATGAGAATCATATGAATATTTTGAAAATGTTGGGGCTTCTGATCACCGTAGTCACACTTAGCTTTTGGTTTTGGAAAAAACAAAAAGAAAAAATAAACAAAGAAAGTAGGATTTAA
- a CDS encoding WxL domain-containing protein has product MKIKKVLVMASVSLLCFPSLFFPVISTSIPVSAIENSVELSRESELINPLTSTTETKAPIFSFEENQEPPIANKQFQLVVRSSQNVSEFVLNLPEGVSIVEDKQSADSKFNNIEGNQWQVRTNSPQMTFSIPLVVEKAGAYEIAVGESKITLNIQAEESQETSEQGVTSSEEKEIAKTEESTVEEEASVSSDEKSSPTDTSQNDPEQVTESARSTKEASVQDVANWEEFIRAFVDPSITTINVISDFQTPDNPRLNLTDITTGGTNNPNGGTAFVYLNVANISRNLTVEGNGHQIDFRAITLCFNNITANSSTPWNIALKDLEIYHGNYYGPLTFNDLNVTNQTASQITYHNITNYGNQLIHSPYSSIKISGKSSSKQVSEYTSSFGTWRINALDQTNIYASNLTIVEDAEVELETISAGNLDLGGVVHPNNNFRMEKNSSLNAVSKGNAGEADGTSLLVRRGSVEIDEGAKLNLVPQNLRSAISLRTANSSLRIKEKGVLTIDSKGTKANANGALYNIIWMAAGSNLLVESGSILNIVATEMAASPSNIVHVNGNATVSIGKDATLNIKSDSTSNAQNLMYFASAGSTFEFSDAQEVNLERTGTIAGTSTANGLINIAGSTGLLDIDVQSLKQWARGNFEATPDHSWTPIFNLNLRYTGVVPRIETVSSISQETADSFKQYFTTQNVQRILFEKIPDVEVTIDPLTEDPNELNSHTITGKANPNSVIRFSGDPAIPSGSITSPDISESEKYHTTADENGDYRYELPEDRRFTAGNTVTAYAFLNGKNDTASTIVEEKIVVAPVDPLDPETEIAPENKPEIPEDQGRLSLDFVSQFNFDTQKISVSDQTYYAQPQRLLNEDGTVNESEERPNFVQISDRRAGNERSGWQLSVTQNEQFRNESGHELIGSEIQLFNQELVTAQGGMAPTLQEETTQRIIPNTKKILLQADEESGTGTWIYRLGNQQTANKSVGLYVPRGTNPEATSYSTTLTWELSAVPGN; this is encoded by the coding sequence ATGAAAATTAAAAAGGTCTTGGTCATGGCAAGTGTTAGTCTTCTTTGTTTTCCTTCGCTCTTTTTCCCAGTGATTTCAACGAGTATTCCTGTGTCTGCCATTGAGAATTCTGTGGAACTATCGAGAGAATCAGAATTGATAAATCCACTGACCAGTACAACAGAAACAAAGGCGCCTATTTTCTCATTCGAAGAAAATCAAGAGCCACCTATAGCAAATAAACAGTTTCAATTAGTCGTACGTTCCAGTCAAAATGTTTCCGAGTTTGTGTTGAATCTCCCAGAGGGAGTCAGTATCGTAGAAGACAAGCAATCTGCTGATAGTAAGTTCAATAATATAGAAGGAAACCAGTGGCAAGTACGGACGAATTCTCCACAAATGACCTTTTCCATTCCACTAGTTGTAGAAAAAGCAGGAGCATATGAGATAGCTGTCGGAGAATCAAAAATAACGCTTAACATTCAAGCAGAGGAGAGCCAAGAAACAAGTGAACAAGGAGTCACTTCCTCGGAAGAAAAAGAAATAGCGAAGACCGAAGAATCAACAGTCGAAGAAGAAGCGAGTGTATCAAGTGATGAAAAATCATCACCCACAGATACTTCGCAAAATGATCCAGAACAAGTAACAGAAAGCGCTCGGTCAACAAAAGAAGCAAGTGTCCAAGATGTGGCGAATTGGGAAGAGTTCATCCGTGCATTTGTAGATCCGTCAATAACAACGATTAATGTTATTTCTGATTTCCAAACACCAGATAATCCTCGACTCAATCTAACGGATATTACGACAGGTGGAACGAATAACCCTAATGGTGGAACAGCATTTGTTTATCTTAATGTAGCTAATATCTCTAGAAATCTAACGGTCGAAGGAAATGGCCATCAAATTGATTTTCGCGCAATCACTTTATGTTTTAACAATATTACGGCTAATTCTTCAACTCCTTGGAATATCGCGTTAAAAGATTTAGAGATATACCACGGAAACTATTATGGACCGTTGACTTTCAATGATTTGAACGTTACGAATCAAACTGCTAGTCAGATCACTTACCATAATATTACGAACTACGGAAATCAACTGATTCATTCACCTTACAGTAGTATTAAAATCTCAGGTAAATCAAGTAGTAAACAAGTATCAGAGTATACTTCCTCTTTTGGTACGTGGCGCATCAATGCACTAGATCAAACGAATATCTATGCTTCAAATTTAACGATAGTTGAAGATGCTGAGGTTGAATTAGAAACAATTAGCGCAGGTAATTTAGATTTAGGAGGAGTAGTACACCCCAATAACAACTTTAGAATGGAAAAAAATTCATCTTTAAATGCTGTATCAAAAGGAAATGCTGGCGAAGCTGATGGAACAAGTTTACTCGTTCGAAGAGGCAGTGTTGAAATAGATGAGGGTGCAAAGCTGAACTTAGTACCACAAAATCTAAGATCAGCAATTTCTTTACGTACTGCGAACTCATCGCTCAGAATAAAAGAAAAAGGTGTTCTTACCATCGATTCTAAAGGAACAAAGGCGAATGCCAATGGGGCTCTATATAATATTATTTGGATGGCGGCAGGAAGCAATCTACTAGTAGAAAGTGGGAGTATATTGAATATTGTTGCCACTGAAATGGCTGCCTCACCATCAAATATTGTACATGTTAATGGGAATGCGACGGTATCCATCGGCAAAGATGCTACCTTGAATATAAAAAGTGACAGTACTTCAAACGCTCAAAATTTGATGTACTTCGCTTCTGCGGGTTCAACCTTTGAATTTTCTGATGCTCAAGAAGTCAATCTAGAACGAACTGGAACGATCGCCGGAACGTCGACCGCCAACGGATTGATTAATATCGCAGGAAGCACCGGGTTATTAGATATCGATGTCCAATCACTGAAACAATGGGCAAGAGGGAATTTTGAAGCGACACCCGATCATTCATGGACTCCGATCTTTAATTTGAATCTACGCTATACAGGAGTAGTTCCTCGTATTGAGACTGTTTCTTCGATTTCACAAGAAACGGCAGATAGTTTTAAGCAATATTTCACTACGCAAAATGTCCAACGGATTTTATTTGAAAAAATTCCAGATGTCGAAGTCACAATTGATCCGTTAACAGAAGATCCGAATGAATTGAATTCTCATACGATTACTGGAAAGGCGAATCCTAATAGTGTGATCCGCTTCTCAGGCGATCCAGCGATTCCTTCAGGCTCTATTACTTCACCTGATATTTCTGAAAGTGAAAAGTATCATACAACGGCAGATGAGAATGGAGATTATCGCTATGAATTACCGGAAGATCGACGGTTTACTGCTGGGAATACCGTGACAGCCTATGCTTTTTTAAATGGAAAAAATGATACTGCTAGTACAATTGTAGAGGAAAAAATTGTGGTGGCACCAGTGGACCCATTAGATCCTGAAACGGAAATTGCCCCAGAGAATAAGCCTGAAATACCAGAAGATCAAGGACGTTTGAGTCTAGATTTTGTGTCTCAATTTAACTTTGATACGCAAAAAATATCTGTTAGTGATCAAACGTATTATGCACAACCGCAACGATTATTAAATGAAGATGGAACAGTGAATGAAAGCGAGGAAAGACCAAACTTTGTGCAGATCAGTGATCGTCGTGCCGGCAATGAACGCAGTGGTTGGCAGTTATCAGTTACTCAAAATGAACAATTCCGTAATGAAAGCGGACATGAATTAATTGGCTCTGAAATACAGTTATTCAATCAAGAATTAGTGACTGCACAAGGTGGAATGGCGCCTACGTTACAAGAAGAAACTACTCAAAGAATCATACCAAATACAAAAAAAATCTTGTTACAAGCAGATGAAGAATCTGGGACGGGAACATGGATCTATCGTTTAGGGAATCAACAAACGGCAAATAAAAGTGTCGGTCTCTATGTACCGAGAGGAACGAATCCAGAAGCAACTAGTTATTCGACAACGCTGACATGGGAATTAAGTGCAGTTCCTGGTAATTAA
- a CDS encoding DUF916 and DUF3324 domain-containing protein → MIKSTTYQIKRRFQWGGLLLIMLSFLYSPILVSAEENLSFYVTPEFPDSQVEGSGRYFDLNSEPGSTEELTLKIQNANDQAKTIEITAHTAFTNVQGVVEYGKDAEKADPTLPYSLADLIEPPTPIELAGNETKTVKVTLNMPKEAFSGFLAGGLRIAEVSEEPQETETSGEGVAIKNEFAYVVGVVASNDRSAVKPDLDLLDVFADQLNYRNVISANLQNFTPTFVNHLEVEATVQKEGENDILYRAKQEQMQMAPNSNFNFPISLEGDRFRSGEYLLKMMARSGEEEWQWERKFTIEADEARALNQQDVTIDTSINWWLVAAVILILFLLLIIVWLLIKKQRAKNKEDQRDEN, encoded by the coding sequence ATGATAAAAAGTACGACATATCAAATAAAGAGGAGGTTTCAATGGGGGGGGCTATTACTTATTATGTTATCGTTTTTGTACTCTCCAATTCTTGTTTCTGCAGAAGAAAATTTAAGTTTTTATGTCACACCAGAGTTTCCAGACAGTCAAGTAGAAGGAAGTGGCCGTTACTTCGACCTTAACAGTGAACCTGGAAGTACAGAGGAATTGACACTGAAAATTCAAAATGCCAATGATCAAGCAAAGACGATTGAAATCACGGCTCATACGGCATTTACTAATGTCCAAGGAGTGGTGGAATATGGTAAAGATGCCGAAAAGGCAGACCCAACATTACCCTATTCTTTAGCAGACTTAATTGAACCCCCGACGCCTATTGAATTGGCCGGAAACGAAACGAAGACTGTCAAAGTCACGCTAAATATGCCTAAAGAAGCATTTTCAGGATTTTTAGCGGGTGGCTTAAGAATCGCAGAGGTGAGCGAAGAGCCACAGGAAACAGAAACAAGTGGAGAAGGTGTGGCGATTAAAAATGAATTTGCCTATGTCGTAGGAGTGGTGGCAAGTAATGACCGCTCTGCCGTAAAGCCTGATTTAGATTTATTGGATGTCTTTGCCGATCAACTCAACTATCGCAATGTGATCAGTGCGAACTTACAGAACTTTACACCTACCTTTGTCAATCACTTAGAAGTAGAAGCAACGGTGCAAAAAGAGGGGGAGAACGATATTCTCTATCGAGCCAAGCAAGAACAGATGCAAATGGCACCTAATTCTAATTTCAACTTTCCAATCTCTTTAGAAGGTGATCGCTTTCGAAGTGGCGAGTATCTGTTGAAAATGATGGCACGTTCAGGAGAAGAGGAATGGCAATGGGAACGGAAATTTACTATTGAAGCAGATGAAGCCCGAGCATTGAATCAGCAAGATGTCACGATTGATACGAGTATCAATTGGTGGCTCGTTGCCGCGGTCATCCTGATTCTTTTCTTGTTGTTGATTATTGTTTGGTTACTTATTAAGAAGCAAAGAGCTAAAAATAAGGAGGACCAGCGAGATGAAAATTAA
- a CDS encoding WxL domain-containing protein: MKFVRLATIAALSTTIFAGGAASVFADETRQVTTNGNIEFTPSTDEPEIVVPPVEEPDVEIEPEVPGTTGPLSIVKAATMNFGSQVISNQDQTYNIIAERQQKTGTTGDENKVPYVSFAQVSDTRGSNAGWDLKVSLSDFQAENTQNAILRGAKVTLKDPQIQYTGNNQELAPAAHANNLELVPNSGAVSVMTAESNKGAGRSSVVWGNQADLDAQVEANASAPVTNNAIQLSVPGASAKDATTYTSTLTWELTTTPGSDVGA, translated from the coding sequence ATGAAATTCGTTAGATTAGCAACCATTGCAGCATTATCAACTACTATTTTCGCCGGAGGAGCGGCTTCTGTGTTTGCCGACGAGACTCGTCAAGTGACGACCAACGGAAATATCGAATTTACACCTAGTACAGACGAACCAGAAATCGTTGTTCCACCAGTAGAAGAACCGGATGTAGAGATTGAACCAGAAGTTCCTGGAACCACGGGTCCTTTGTCAATTGTAAAGGCTGCGACAATGAATTTTGGTTCACAAGTGATTTCAAATCAAGATCAAACGTACAATATTATTGCAGAAAGACAACAGAAGACCGGAACGACTGGTGATGAGAATAAAGTTCCTTATGTCAGTTTTGCACAAGTTTCTGATACTAGAGGAAGCAATGCAGGTTGGGATTTGAAAGTCAGTCTAAGTGACTTTCAAGCGGAAAATACGCAAAATGCTATCTTGCGAGGAGCCAAAGTTACTTTAAAGGATCCACAAATTCAATACACGGGGAATAATCAAGAGTTAGCTCCAGCTGCACATGCAAATAATTTGGAATTGGTGCCTAATAGTGGTGCTGTTTCAGTTATGACCGCTGAATCAAACAAAGGAGCGGGACGCTCATCTGTTGTTTGGGGAAATCAAGCAGACTTAGATGCCCAAGTTGAGGCAAATGCAAGTGCGCCTGTGACAAACAATGCCATTCAATTATCTGTACCTGGCGCGTCAGCCAAAGACGCGACCACTTATACCTCAACATTGACATGGGAATTAACGACTACACCAGGTAGCGATGTAGGGGCCTAA